A genomic region of Chlorobaculum parvum NCIB 8327 contains the following coding sequences:
- the zupT gene encoding zinc transporter ZupT, whose amino-acid sequence MSDSILFAFSLTLLAGLATGIGSIIGFLSKDVNPKMLTVSLGFSAGVMLYVSMIEIFVKAKDALSVELGDKAGYIWTVIAFFVGIFVIALIDKLVPAYENPHEMNTEKIIEESSAKDKAKLLRMGLFSALAIGIHNFPEGLATFMSGLSNPTLGISIAVAIAIHNIPEGLAVSAPIYFATKSRKKAFVLSFLSGLAEPIGAIAGFFLLRTLFTELTFGLVFASVAGIMVYISLDELLPTAEEYGEHHLAIGGLVGGMLVMAVSLLLFL is encoded by the coding sequence ATGTCAGACAGCATCCTCTTCGCCTTTTCACTCACCCTGCTGGCTGGGCTTGCCACCGGCATCGGCAGCATCATCGGCTTCCTGTCGAAAGATGTCAACCCCAAAATGCTGACCGTTTCCCTCGGTTTTTCCGCAGGAGTGATGCTCTATGTTTCGATGATCGAGATCTTTGTCAAGGCAAAAGATGCCCTGTCGGTCGAGCTGGGAGATAAAGCGGGATATATCTGGACGGTGATCGCTTTCTTTGTGGGAATTTTCGTGATCGCGCTGATCGATAAACTCGTCCCGGCCTATGAAAACCCGCACGAGATGAATACCGAGAAAATCATCGAAGAATCTTCGGCGAAAGACAAAGCCAAACTGCTGAGAATGGGGCTCTTCTCCGCACTGGCCATTGGGATTCATAACTTTCCTGAAGGCCTCGCGACCTTCATGAGCGGCCTCTCAAACCCGACGCTCGGCATCAGCATTGCAGTGGCCATTGCCATTCACAATATTCCTGAAGGTCTCGCGGTTTCAGCCCCGATTTACTTCGCGACCAAAAGCCGAAAGAAAGCTTTTGTGCTCTCATTCCTCTCCGGACTTGCAGAGCCGATCGGAGCTATCGCAGGCTTTTTCCTGTTGCGTACCCTCTTCACCGAACTCACCTTCGGCCTTGTCTTCGCCAGCGTCGCCGGAATTATGGTTTATATCTCCCTCGACGAACTTCTCCCCACCGCCGAAGAGTACGGCGAACACCACCTGGCCATCGGCGGCCTGGTCGGCGGAATGCTGGTCATGGCGGTGAGCCTGTTGCTGTTTTTGTAA
- a CDS encoding rubrerythrin family protein, with protein sequence MPTTHENLKNAFAGESQAFMKYITFAEKAEKDGFKNIAKLFRTTAQAERIHAQGHLAADDAIGSTADNLETAIGGETYEHNEMYPPMYEQAVAEGHKAKRMFGFAVEAEKVHAALYRKALEAVKAGQDLAETEIWLCPVCGHIELGTPPEHCPICNVKASVYIQIA encoded by the coding sequence ATGCCGACGACACACGAAAACCTGAAGAACGCATTTGCCGGTGAAAGCCAGGCTTTCATGAAGTACATCACCTTCGCCGAAAAGGCCGAGAAAGATGGCTTCAAAAACATCGCCAAACTGTTCAGAACCACCGCACAGGCCGAGCGTATCCACGCGCAGGGGCACCTGGCTGCCGATGATGCCATCGGTTCGACCGCTGATAACCTTGAAACAGCCATCGGCGGCGAGACCTACGAGCACAACGAAATGTATCCGCCGATGTACGAGCAGGCCGTAGCCGAAGGGCACAAGGCCAAGCGCATGTTTGGTTTCGCCGTGGAGGCTGAAAAGGTGCACGCCGCGCTCTATCGCAAGGCGCTCGAAGCGGTCAAGGCCGGACAGGATTTGGCTGAAACCGAAATCTGGCTCTGCCCGGTATGCGGCCACATCGAACTTGGCACGCCTCCGGAGCACTGCCCGATCTGCAATGTGAAGGCATCGGTCTATATCCAGATCGCCTGA
- the mobAB gene encoding bifunctional molybdenum cofactor guanylyltransferase MobA/molybdopterin-guanine dinucleotide biosynthesis adaptor protein MobB: MFHPFEIAVGGLSGSGKTTLVEKLIRRFSENGFEVAAFKHGCHRFEIDREGKDSDRFTKARAVPVLIADREKEALISRGTDRLDIAGSTLSADLLFIEGLKELPIPKLLMVDRDRAVLPMLENGAIPQVLALVHDGNADGLERFGLPLFHRNELTEIGTFVEGLLRKSAEAVPLHGLVLAGGQSSRMGRDKATLSYHGQNQLERTAALLGGVCDEVFISCQAEQIECFTTSANIPAIADSYLDIGPLGGLLSAQRQRPHAAWLVAACDFPLLDEAAIAELTEARNPFRFATAFAAGDRDRPEPLLTIYEPKSRRRLLEAHAAGNDSLRSFLRSNRVELVEPRDPSALFNANDPDAFDKARRMMENGGLR, translated from the coding sequence ATGTTCCATCCCTTTGAAATAGCCGTTGGCGGCCTCTCCGGCTCGGGCAAAACCACCCTCGTTGAAAAGCTGATCCGGCGTTTTTCGGAAAATGGATTCGAGGTTGCCGCATTCAAGCACGGTTGCCACCGTTTCGAGATCGACCGTGAAGGCAAGGACTCCGACCGTTTCACGAAAGCCAGAGCCGTACCAGTGCTGATCGCCGACCGCGAAAAAGAGGCGCTCATTTCGCGAGGAACGGATCGGCTGGACATTGCCGGATCGACGCTCTCGGCAGACCTGCTTTTCATCGAAGGCCTGAAAGAGCTGCCGATTCCGAAACTGCTGATGGTGGATCGAGACCGCGCCGTGCTGCCGATGCTTGAAAACGGTGCAATCCCGCAAGTCCTCGCGCTGGTACATGATGGAAATGCGGACGGACTCGAACGCTTCGGCCTGCCGCTCTTCCATCGAAATGAGTTGACGGAGATCGGAACTTTCGTCGAAGGATTGCTCCGCAAAAGCGCCGAAGCCGTGCCACTCCATGGCCTCGTGCTCGCGGGCGGTCAAAGCTCGCGCATGGGTCGCGACAAGGCGACGCTCAGCTACCACGGCCAGAACCAGCTTGAACGCACTGCGGCGCTGCTTGGCGGCGTCTGCGATGAAGTGTTCATCTCTTGCCAGGCCGAGCAGATCGAATGCTTTACGACGAGCGCGAACATTCCGGCTATCGCGGACAGCTATCTCGACATAGGCCCGCTCGGTGGCCTGCTCTCTGCGCAGCGCCAGCGTCCGCACGCCGCCTGGCTCGTGGCGGCGTGCGACTTTCCGCTGCTCGACGAAGCGGCGATTGCCGAACTCACGGAAGCGCGGAATCCGTTCCGATTCGCCACAGCGTTCGCTGCGGGCGACCGTGACCGGCCCGAGCCGCTGCTCACGATCTACGAACCGAAATCGCGCCGTCGGCTGCTCGAAGCGCACGCCGCGGGCAACGACTCGCTGCGCTCGTTTCTCCGCAGCAATCGGGTGGAACTCGTCGAACCGCGCGACCCATCGGCACTCTTCAACGCCAACGATCCCGATGCTTTCGACAAAGCCCGGCGAATGATGGAAAACGGAGGCCTGCGATGA
- the dnaX gene encoding DNA polymerase III subunit gamma/tau, with product MSYQVIARKYRPSRFADITAQEHITGTIQNSLRMGRVGHGYIFSGLRGVGKTTAARVFAKAVNCQRMIEDPKYLKEVTEPCGECESCRDFDAGASLNISEFDAASNNSVDDIRLLRENVRYGPQKGRYRVYIIDEVHMLSTAAFNAFLKTLEEPPPHAIFIFATTELHKIPATIASRCQRFNFKRIPISEIQRQLQFICDAEGISADDDALQLIARKAQGSMRDAQSILDQVIAFAIDSEGERAIRYDKVSDLLSYIDDEHFFMVTDAIVSGDAAAMLDVAGMVNRNGYDEQDFLEKLIEHFRNFLVIHNLRSSRLIERPEPVKERYERDALKLTPEVIMAMTDLLMQTQRELKFYAEHQFRFELALLKLIALGQGTTTADEKKKPILSL from the coding sequence ATGAGCTATCAGGTCATAGCACGAAAATACAGACCTTCACGATTTGCCGATATAACCGCGCAGGAGCATATCACCGGCACGATCCAGAACTCCCTCAGAATGGGGCGGGTCGGCCACGGCTACATCTTTTCCGGCCTTCGCGGCGTGGGCAAGACCACGGCGGCGCGCGTGTTCGCCAAAGCGGTGAACTGCCAGCGCATGATCGAGGACCCGAAGTACCTCAAAGAGGTCACCGAGCCGTGCGGTGAGTGCGAGAGCTGCCGCGACTTCGACGCGGGAGCGAGCCTGAATATTTCCGAGTTTGATGCGGCTTCGAACAACAGCGTGGACGACATCCGCCTGCTTCGCGAGAACGTGCGCTACGGCCCGCAGAAAGGACGCTATCGCGTCTACATCATCGACGAGGTGCACATGCTCTCGACGGCGGCGTTCAACGCTTTTCTCAAGACGCTCGAAGAGCCGCCGCCGCATGCGATCTTCATTTTCGCGACCACCGAGCTGCACAAGATTCCGGCCACGATCGCCTCGCGATGCCAGCGCTTCAACTTCAAGCGTATCCCGATTTCGGAGATTCAGCGCCAGCTTCAGTTCATCTGCGATGCCGAGGGAATTAGCGCGGATGATGATGCATTGCAGCTCATCGCGCGCAAGGCGCAGGGCTCGATGCGCGACGCCCAGAGCATTCTCGACCAGGTAATAGCCTTTGCCATCGACAGTGAAGGGGAGCGGGCGATCCGCTACGATAAGGTCTCCGACCTGCTGAGCTACATCGACGACGAGCACTTTTTCATGGTGACTGACGCCATCGTTTCCGGAGACGCTGCCGCCATGCTCGACGTGGCCGGCATGGTCAACCGCAACGGTTACGACGAGCAGGATTTTCTCGAAAAGCTGATCGAGCATTTCCGCAACTTCCTTGTCATTCACAATCTGCGCTCCAGCCGCCTGATCGAACGGCCCGAACCGGTCAAGGAGCGTTACGAGCGCGACGCGCTGAAGCTGACGCCCGAGGTGATCATGGCTATGACCGATCTGCTCATGCAGACGCAGCGTGAGCTGAAATTCTATGCCGAACATCAGTTCCGCTTCGAACTCGCGCTGCTCAAGCTCATCGCTTTGGGGCAGGGAACCACAACGGCGGATGAAAAAAAAAAGCCGATTCTGAGCCTGTAG
- the moaA gene encoding GTP 3',8-cyclase MoaA: protein MTPDSEQNRAALTDRFGRTIDYVRIAVTSACNLRCTYCLKNEEDADRKIDQLDADQTVAVIEVLAQMGIRKVRFTGGEPLLHPDIVELVRRAKATPGIDTVKFTTNGILLDRYLDELIAAGLDGINLSLDTLDAQKYRDITRRDRFASVRAALDRLLDIPDMSVKINTLMLRGINNDEIPDFVELTRSHKLNVRFMELQPFDDQQIWRTGKFMGAEMIREQLFQHYPQLEAVTGRDTEHYSFRLSNYQGSIAIIPAFSRNFCGSCSRLRITADGRIISCLYHQESIDLKPAMNDGFNREQIRKQILEAVGKKPKDGLHSGRNNAASSMSRIGG from the coding sequence ATGACGCCGGATTCCGAACAGAACCGCGCCGCGTTAACCGACCGGTTCGGGCGCACGATCGACTACGTGCGCATCGCCGTCACCAGCGCCTGCAACCTGCGCTGCACCTACTGCCTTAAAAACGAGGAAGATGCTGACCGGAAAATCGACCAGCTCGACGCGGACCAAACAGTAGCGGTCATCGAAGTTCTCGCACAGATGGGCATCCGGAAAGTACGCTTCACGGGCGGCGAGCCGCTGCTTCACCCGGACATCGTCGAACTGGTTCGGCGCGCCAAAGCGACTCCCGGCATCGACACGGTCAAGTTCACCACCAACGGCATTCTGCTCGACCGGTATCTGGACGAGCTGATTGCGGCAGGGCTCGACGGTATCAACCTCAGCCTCGACACACTCGACGCACAAAAGTACCGCGACATCACCCGCCGCGACCGCTTCGCCAGCGTCCGCGCAGCGCTCGACCGGCTGCTCGACATTCCCGATATGAGCGTCAAAATCAACACGCTCATGCTCCGTGGCATCAACAACGACGAAATTCCGGACTTTGTCGAACTCACCCGCAGCCACAAGCTCAACGTCAGGTTCATGGAGCTGCAACCGTTTGATGACCAGCAGATATGGCGCACCGGCAAGTTCATGGGAGCCGAGATGATCCGGGAACAGCTTTTCCAGCACTACCCACAGCTTGAGGCGGTCACCGGGCGCGACACCGAACACTACAGCTTCAGATTATCCAACTATCAGGGCTCGATCGCCATCATCCCGGCCTTCTCCCGCAATTTCTGCGGCAGCTGCTCACGCCTCAGAATCACCGCGGACGGCCGAATCATCAGTTGCCTCTATCATCAGGAAAGCATCGATCTGAAACCCGCCATGAACGACGGATTCAATCGCGAACAGATCAGAAAACAGATACTCGAAGCGGTAGGGAAAAAACCGAAGGATGGATTGCACAGCGGCCGAAACAACGCCGCATCAAGTATGTCCCGAATTGGGGGGTAA
- a CDS encoding molybdopterin molybdotransferase MoeA, whose amino-acid sequence MITVQEAHQIIAATVQRLGATVSVPLHQLRGRVLAEEVRAGFPMPRFTNAAMDGFAVRFDEIAGTSDSAPVTLPVSQELAAGALAVAPLEAGSCARIMTGAPVPDGADTVVPFEQTSGFERETVEFYKAPKKGANIRHTGEEVKIGELLMAAGTRLTPAETGLLGTFGHGSALVRPQPKISIITVGNELRLPGEKAEPLAIYNSNLAMLAACLEAAGAQIVEMHQLRDDRKAIREALTSAIDESDMVITAGGISTGQYDFMHETLGELGVEQKFWKVAQKPGKPFYFGSTAAGTLCFALPGNPISALVCLLEYALPALALMQGATPAPKFTALLDEPFPADRKRYRFLFGTTKIDDGVLRCRVSQQTDSHMLTALSEADCLIEAETSPEPIPAGSVVTCAWLPWANAF is encoded by the coding sequence ATGATTACCGTTCAGGAAGCTCACCAAATTATCGCCGCGACGGTGCAACGACTGGGCGCAACCGTCTCCGTTCCGCTGCACCAGCTCCGTGGCCGCGTACTGGCCGAGGAGGTTCGCGCAGGCTTCCCGATGCCGCGCTTCACCAACGCCGCGATGGACGGCTTTGCCGTGCGATTCGATGAGATTGCCGGAACATCCGACAGCGCACCCGTCACGCTCCCGGTCTCGCAGGAGCTGGCCGCCGGAGCGCTCGCCGTTGCGCCGCTCGAAGCTGGAAGCTGCGCGCGCATCATGACCGGCGCGCCTGTACCCGACGGAGCCGACACCGTAGTGCCGTTCGAGCAGACCAGCGGGTTCGAGAGAGAAACCGTGGAGTTCTACAAAGCTCCGAAAAAAGGCGCGAACATCCGGCACACGGGCGAAGAGGTTAAGATCGGCGAGCTGCTCATGGCCGCAGGAACCCGCCTCACACCAGCGGAGACCGGCCTGCTCGGCACCTTTGGACACGGCTCTGCGCTCGTGAGGCCACAACCGAAAATCTCGATCATCACGGTCGGCAACGAGCTGCGCCTACCCGGAGAAAAGGCTGAGCCACTCGCGATCTACAACAGCAATCTGGCGATGCTGGCCGCCTGCCTTGAAGCCGCAGGAGCGCAGATCGTCGAAATGCACCAGTTGAGAGATGATCGTAAAGCGATTCGCGAGGCGCTCACTTCGGCGATTGACGAGTCGGACATGGTCATCACCGCAGGCGGTATTTCGACCGGCCAGTACGACTTCATGCACGAAACACTCGGCGAACTTGGCGTAGAGCAGAAGTTCTGGAAGGTGGCACAGAAGCCCGGCAAGCCTTTCTACTTCGGATCGACCGCTGCGGGCACACTCTGCTTTGCGTTGCCGGGAAACCCGATTTCCGCGCTGGTCTGCCTGCTCGAATACGCCCTGCCCGCCCTCGCGCTGATGCAGGGTGCGACTCCGGCCCCGAAATTCACCGCGCTGCTCGACGAGCCCTTCCCCGCCGACCGCAAGCGCTACCGCTTTCTGTTCGGCACAACGAAAATCGACGACGGCGTGCTCCGCTGCCGCGTTTCGCAGCAAACCGACTCCCACATGCTCACCGCGCTCAGTGAAGCTGATTGCCTGATCGAAGCCGAAACATCACCCGAACCGATCCCCGCTGGCTCAGTAGTCACCTGCGCGTGGCTGCCGTGGGCGAACGCTTTTTGA
- a CDS encoding ferritin-like domain-containing protein, which translates to MGTRGREIVGDSIDRVLELLNKAFADEWLAYYQYWIGSKIVEGPMKDAVIAELLQHAADELRHAEMVSTRIIQLGGTPLTSPKQWFVETNCGYDEPTDKFVKMILEQNISGEQCAITTYNSIIQEIGMKDPVTYNLAVQILQDEVEHEEDLQALLEDLGVFLRK; encoded by the coding sequence ATGGGAACCAGAGGACGTGAAATCGTAGGCGATTCCATTGATCGTGTACTTGAGCTGCTGAACAAGGCCTTTGCCGATGAGTGGCTTGCTTACTATCAGTACTGGATCGGCTCCAAGATTGTGGAAGGGCCGATGAAGGATGCAGTCATCGCCGAGCTTTTGCAGCACGCCGCCGATGAGCTTCGCCATGCTGAAATGGTGAGCACGCGCATTATTCAGCTTGGCGGTACGCCGTTGACCAGCCCGAAGCAGTGGTTTGTCGAGACCAACTGCGGCTATGACGAACCGACCGACAAGTTTGTCAAGATGATTCTCGAACAGAACATCTCCGGCGAACAGTGCGCCATCACCACCTACAACAGCATCATCCAGGAGATCGGCATGAAAGATCCGGTCACCTACAACCTGGCCGTGCAGATTCTCCAGGACGAGGTCGAGCACGAAGAGGATCTTCAGGCGCTTCTTGAAGACCTCGGCGTCTTCCTGCGGAAATAA
- the moaCB gene encoding bifunctional molybdenum cofactor biosynthesis protein MoaC/MoaB, with protein sequence MEFTHIDDNGMVSMVDVSGKPPTRRQASASGWIVMNPETIALLRERELPKGNVLAAAKIAGIQAAKQTAHLIPLCHQLNLSWVDIEFEIDADRIGIKASVITREATGVEMEALTAVSVAALTIYDMCKAVDKTMEITGVRLDRKTGGKQSLATEHRPKCAVLVLSDSIAAGMATDRSGRILREGLENAGCPVEELTIIPDEAAELLATVNGWIENGVELIVTSGGTGLGPRDVTIDTLTPKFTRRLPGVEQELLRWGQGKTRTAMLSRLAAGLIGDTLVVCLPGSAGAASDALEVLLPAIFHAFPMLRGEGHA encoded by the coding sequence ATGGAATTCACCCACATCGACGACAACGGCATGGTCAGCATGGTTGACGTGTCGGGCAAGCCGCCAACGCGCCGACAAGCCAGCGCCTCCGGCTGGATCGTCATGAACCCCGAGACCATCGCGCTGCTCCGTGAACGCGAGCTGCCGAAGGGCAACGTGCTGGCCGCGGCCAAGATCGCGGGCATCCAGGCCGCCAAGCAGACCGCGCACCTGATTCCGCTCTGCCACCAGCTCAACCTCTCGTGGGTCGATATCGAATTCGAAATCGACGCGGATCGCATCGGCATCAAGGCGAGCGTCATCACGCGCGAGGCGACGGGCGTAGAGATGGAAGCGCTGACCGCGGTGTCGGTTGCAGCGCTGACGATTTACGACATGTGCAAAGCGGTAGATAAAACGATGGAGATCACCGGCGTGCGGCTTGACCGCAAAACCGGCGGTAAGCAGTCGCTCGCGACGGAGCATCGCCCGAAGTGCGCCGTGCTGGTGCTGTCAGACTCGATTGCGGCAGGCATGGCAACTGACCGTTCAGGACGAATTCTGAGGGAAGGACTTGAAAACGCCGGATGCCCAGTCGAGGAACTGACGATCATTCCGGACGAAGCAGCAGAATTGCTTGCAACAGTCAACGGATGGATCGAAAATGGCGTGGAGCTGATCGTCACCTCCGGCGGGACCGGCCTCGGGCCGCGCGACGTGACCATCGACACGCTCACGCCGAAGTTCACCCGCCGCCTGCCCGGCGTCGAGCAGGAGTTGCTCCGGTGGGGGCAAGGCAAAACGCGCACCGCAATGCTCTCGCGCCTTGCCGCCGGGCTGATCGGCGACACGCTGGTCGTCTGCCTGCCGGGCAGCGCGGGCGCGGCCAGCGACGCGCTCGAAGTGCTGCTGCCCGCGATATTCCACGCCTTTCCGATGCTCCGGGGGGAGGGCCACGCATGA
- the aspS gene encoding aspartate--tRNA ligase: protein MSKEPTAAAGLQNRFRTHYCGLLNRDSEGAGVKLGGWVHRIRDHGGLIFIDLRDHTGICQLVIQPESGELFRIAEGLHSESVISAEGSVVLRSDETVNPRLASGAIEVVVSAIKIESAAHPLPFPVADYMPTSEELRLKYRFLDLRRERLHENIIFRSQLTAAVRKYLTDLDFIEIQTPILTSSSPEGARDFLVPSRLHPGKFYALPQAPQQFKQLLMVSGFPRYFQIAPCFRDEDARADRSPGEFYQVDIEMSFVEQDDLFVILEGMFKHLVETMTTKRIAQYPFPRISYKDVMNRYGSDKPDLRIPIEIQDVTELFVNSGFKVFASNTKEGCCVKAMVLKGMGNESRLFYDKAEKRARELGSAGLAYIQFKEEAPKGPVVKFLKEEEMAALKEQLGIETGDVVFFGAGKWEQTCKIMGGMRNYFADVFPLDRDELSFCWIVDFPMFEYNEEDKKIDFSHNPFSMPQGEMEALEQHSPLDILAYQYDIVCNGIELSSGAIRNHRPDIMYKAFEIAGYPHDEVDARFGHMIEAFKHGAPPHGGIAPGLDRLVMILRDEQNIREVIAFPMNQSAQDLMMAAPSEVTAQQLKELHIKVELPEEEA, encoded by the coding sequence ATGAGTAAGGAGCCAACAGCGGCGGCAGGTTTACAGAATAGATTCAGAACTCACTACTGCGGTCTTTTGAACCGCGATTCGGAAGGGGCTGGGGTGAAACTCGGCGGTTGGGTGCACCGCATCCGCGACCACGGCGGTCTGATTTTCATCGATTTGCGCGACCACACCGGTATCTGCCAGCTCGTGATTCAGCCGGAAAGCGGCGAACTCTTCAGGATTGCCGAAGGTCTCCACTCCGAATCCGTCATCTCCGCTGAAGGTTCGGTGGTGCTTCGCTCCGACGAAACCGTCAATCCGCGCCTCGCTTCCGGCGCGATCGAGGTAGTTGTCTCCGCAATCAAGATCGAAAGCGCCGCACATCCGCTGCCCTTCCCGGTGGCCGATTACATGCCGACCTCCGAGGAGCTGCGCTTGAAATACCGTTTCCTCGACCTGCGCCGCGAAAGGCTGCATGAAAACATCATCTTCCGCAGCCAGCTCACCGCCGCTGTTCGCAAATATCTCACCGATCTGGATTTCATCGAAATCCAGACGCCGATTCTCACCTCCAGCTCGCCCGAAGGCGCGCGCGACTTCCTCGTGCCGAGCCGTCTGCATCCCGGCAAGTTCTACGCTTTGCCGCAGGCTCCGCAGCAGTTCAAGCAGCTTCTGATGGTCTCAGGCTTTCCGCGCTACTTCCAGATCGCCCCGTGCTTCCGCGACGAGGATGCCCGCGCCGACCGCAGCCCCGGTGAGTTCTATCAGGTCGATATCGAGATGTCTTTCGTCGAGCAGGACGACCTGTTCGTGATTCTCGAAGGCATGTTCAAGCATCTGGTCGAGACGATGACCACCAAGCGCATTGCGCAGTATCCGTTCCCGCGCATCAGCTACAAGGATGTGATGAACCGCTACGGTTCCGACAAACCCGATCTGCGCATTCCGATCGAGATTCAGGATGTCACCGAACTGTTCGTCAACTCCGGCTTCAAGGTGTTTGCTTCGAACACCAAAGAGGGGTGCTGCGTCAAGGCGATGGTGCTGAAAGGGATGGGCAACGAGTCGCGCCTGTTCTACGACAAGGCTGAAAAGCGCGCCCGCGAGCTTGGTTCGGCAGGTCTGGCCTACATCCAGTTCAAGGAAGAAGCACCAAAAGGGCCGGTCGTCAAGTTCCTCAAGGAGGAGGAGATGGCCGCGTTGAAGGAGCAGCTCGGCATCGAAACCGGCGACGTGGTGTTTTTTGGCGCAGGCAAATGGGAGCAGACCTGCAAGATCATGGGTGGTATGCGCAACTACTTCGCCGATGTCTTCCCGCTCGACAGGGACGAGCTGTCGTTCTGCTGGATTGTTGATTTCCCGATGTTCGAGTACAACGAGGAAGACAAGAAGATCGACTTCTCGCACAACCCCTTCTCCATGCCGCAGGGTGAGATGGAGGCGCTCGAACAGCACTCGCCGCTGGACATTCTTGCTTACCAGTACGACATCGTCTGCAACGGCATCGAGCTCTCCAGCGGCGCGATCAGGAACCACCGCCCTGACATCATGTACAAAGCGTTCGAGATCGCAGGTTATCCGCATGATGAGGTTGACGCCCGTTTCGGCCACATGATCGAAGCCTTCAAGCATGGTGCTCCGCCGCACGGAGGCATCGCGCCCGGCCTCGACCGTTTGGTGATGATCCTGCGCGACGAGCAGAACATCCGCGAAGTGATCGCCTTCCCGATGAACCAGTCCGCACAGGACCTTATGATGGCCGCCCCTTCGGAAGTTACCGCCCAGCAGCTCAAAGAGTTGCACATCAAGGTGGAGCTGCCGGAAGAAGAGGCGTGA
- a CDS encoding YihY family inner membrane protein: MSDTKKNSPVSSLLQHERLRVPGMYLSFMARHFVHDNILMSAGSLAFQTLLSLVPLMAVSLSILRVFPVFGSLKQNIGDFLFQNFAPAQGALMKTYLWEFIDKTSSLSTVGGIFLIVIALFLISTIDHTLNGIWEVQAPRKVMQGFTLYWTVLTLGPLLIGTSVVASSYVWYSVFAGGELLQQKVTVLSYLPLINTAIALFLLYMVVPNRKVRFRHALAGGVLAALLFELAKRWFAFYVANFATFEAIYGALSVVPMLFFWIYLEWVVVLTGAEFVFSLGYFNPEEPDEQQEFDPLQGVPEVLAVLSAVWQAQISGSFLTGKKLLTSEIIADRSKLGLIVEFLERNHFVHQTADGGLAVNVDLHSMTLYELYSQMPRELFSSEPGREEVADGEIFEQMRSGIRAALQNTMQTPLIELVNDSTQRDP, encoded by the coding sequence ATGTCGGACACGAAGAAGAATTCACCGGTTTCGTCGCTGCTGCAGCATGAACGGCTGCGGGTGCCGGGTATGTACCTGTCGTTCATGGCGCGCCATTTTGTTCACGACAACATCCTCATGAGTGCCGGTTCGCTGGCGTTTCAGACCCTGCTTTCGCTGGTGCCGCTTATGGCGGTGAGCTTGTCCATCCTCCGGGTTTTCCCGGTTTTTGGTTCGCTCAAGCAGAACATCGGCGACTTTCTGTTTCAGAACTTTGCCCCTGCGCAGGGCGCGTTGATGAAAACCTATCTGTGGGAGTTCATCGATAAAACCTCTTCACTCTCTACCGTGGGAGGCATCTTTCTGATTGTGATCGCCCTGTTCCTGATTTCAACCATTGACCATACGCTGAACGGCATCTGGGAGGTGCAGGCTCCGCGCAAGGTGATGCAGGGCTTTACCCTTTACTGGACGGTGCTGACGCTTGGCCCGCTGCTGATCGGTACCAGCGTTGTGGCCAGTTCGTACGTCTGGTATTCGGTGTTTGCCGGTGGTGAGCTTCTGCAACAGAAGGTGACGGTTCTGTCCTATCTTCCATTGATTAATACCGCCATCGCCCTGTTTTTGCTCTACATGGTGGTGCCGAACCGGAAGGTGCGTTTCAGGCACGCGCTTGCCGGTGGCGTGCTGGCTGCGCTGCTGTTCGAGCTTGCCAAGCGCTGGTTTGCTTTCTATGTGGCGAATTTTGCCACCTTCGAGGCAATCTACGGCGCCTTGTCGGTGGTGCCGATGCTCTTTTTCTGGATCTATCTGGAGTGGGTGGTGGTGCTGACCGGTGCGGAGTTTGTTTTTTCACTCGGCTATTTCAACCCTGAAGAGCCTGACGAGCAGCAGGAGTTCGACCCGCTGCAGGGGGTTCCAGAGGTGCTCGCCGTGTTGAGCGCGGTCTGGCAAGCGCAGATATCGGGCAGCTTTCTGACCGGGAAAAAGCTCCTGACGTCGGAAATTATCGCCGACCGTAGTAAATTGGGCCTTATTGTCGAGTTTCTGGAGCGGAACCATTTTGTGCACCAGACAGCTGACGGCGGCCTTGCCGTCAATGTCGATCTGCACTCCATGACGCTTTACGAGCTCTATTCGCAGATGCCACGGGAGCTTTTCAGCAGCGAGCCGGGCAGGGAAGAGGTTGCTGATGGCGAGATATTTGAGCAGATGCGTTCAGGCATCCGCGCAGCGCTACAAAACACGATGCAGACACCACTGATCGAACTGGTTAACGATTCAACGCAACGAGATCCATGA